The following proteins come from a genomic window of Solea solea chromosome 3, fSolSol10.1, whole genome shotgun sequence:
- the LOC131455970 gene encoding dynactin subunit 1-like isoform X2 encodes MALSRRHSYTPRLTSPLISKMSSAGTVESGKPPKIGSIVEVTGKGQRGTVAYIGATLFASGKWVGVILDEPKGKNDGTVQGKRYFNCQENHGIFVRQSQIQVVEEGSSATSPDIPESGTAKTLRLRDIPETPKASKQTPLTIKKSSTRRSAKWNTPRLAPAISLPSLLVRPSGRYSLPMTASRESLSSSLSDVSEVSLSSHQGALGAPVMPQPSGSSAAAAVPATPSKEEESLRAQVKDLEEKLETLKMKRTEDKAKLKELEKHKIQLEQLQEWKNKMQEQQTELQKQLKEAKKEAREAQEAKDHYMEEMSDTADAIEMATLDKEMAEERAESLQVEVETLKEKVEELSMDLEILRHEISEKGSDGAASSYHVKQLEEQNSRLKEALVRMRDLSASEKQEHVKLQKQMEKKNTELETLRTQKEKLQDEVKQAEATIDELKEQVDAALGSEEMVETLTERNLDLEEKVRELRETVTDLEAINEMNDELQENARETEMELREQVDMSSAKVREAEKRVEAAQETVADYQQTINKYRELTTGLQDANRELISQQNANAEQVQQPPAELFDFKIKFAETKAYAKAIEMELRKMEVAQSSRQVSLLTSFMPDSFLRHGGDHDCILVLLLIPRLICKADLISKQAQEKFDLNGNLVQGTALRGPPGEQRSFAAGLVYSLNLLQATLHKYEQALNTCSVEVFKRMGTLYSEMTFHERSLDYFIDLLYKDQLDETVQVEPLTKAIKYYQQLYSVHLADHTEDCTVQLADHIKFTQSALDCMGVEVARLRAFLAAGQESSNLAVLLKDLDTSCSDIRQFCKKIRRRMPGTDVVGVPAALNYGPEVSETLTESRRQLTRVVAVLQEVAAAGAQMAAPLPEQEGLNALKMDDITFKAVEQVYGSHGQSDPECLRQSCSSVIATMNKMATAMQEGEYDGDKPQCKTTPVEMRAATVRAEMTDAEGLGVKLEDRETVIKELKKSLKIKGEELSEANVRLSLLEKKLDTSTKDADERVEKIQTKLNENLALLKKKEKEFEETMDALQADIDQLEAEKAELKLRITNQSKMTIEGLRGSPASGIASLVQGVGGVPPSITGPMEVVDSPLLRQQVEVQRLGIKCLKNENNRLKAEKMRAQLASLPPLCPSKLPQVSKESSMPPEGLNTGIYRRTDQLLATLLKLSTEFKVVDITGKTAVSASAQMLEQTARLQNLSDALDKLKGEVAEHVVSYQPGAKASSDFATFPVSSFVKAKQEKQGKTVFVGRVSVPCARGQEQVHRLVLSQQQLQQVHSLLMA; translated from the exons ATGGCTTTGAGCAGGCGACATTCTTATACCCCCAGG CTGACCAGCCCACTGATCAGCAAAATGAGCAGTGCAGGAACAGTGGAGAGTGGTAAACCTCCAAAA ATTGGTTCTATAGTAGAGGTGACGGGGAAGGGTCAGCGTGGCACTGTTGCCTACATTGGAGCCACACTCTTTGCCTCTGGGAAATGGGTGGGTGTCATACTAGATGAACCTAAAGGCAAAAATGATGGCACCGTGCAGGGAAAACGCTACTTCAACTGTCAGGAAAATCATGGGATATTTGTCAGACAATCACAG ATTCAAGTGGTGGAAGAAGGCTCAAGTGCCACCTCACCAGATATTCCTGAGTCTGGCACTGCCAAGACACTCAGACTAAGAG ACATTCCAGAGACTCCTAAAGCATCCAAGCAG ACCCCATTGACTATTAAGAAG tcTTCTACCCGCCGCTCTGCCAAG TGGAACACACCACGCCTTGCACCTGCcatctccctcccctccctcttgGTGCGTCCCTCCGGCCGCTACAGCCTGCCAATGACG GCGTCTCGAGAGAGCCTGTCGTCCTCTCTGTCTGATGTCAGTGAGGTGAGCCTGTCCTCCCACCAGGGTGCACTGGGAGCTCCCGTCATGCCTCAGCCCAGTGGGTCATCTGCGGCAGCCGCAGTCCCAGCTACTCCCAGTAAG GAGGAGGAATCACTGCGAGCTCAGGTCAAAGACCTGGAGGAGAAATTGGAGACATTGAAGATGAAGCGGACAGAGGACAAAGCCAAACTAAAGGAgcttgaaaaacacaaaattcagCTGGAGCAGCTTCAGGAATGGAAGAACAAAATGCAGGAACAGCAAACTGAGCTGCAGAAACAACTGAAAGAAGCCAAGAAG GAAGCCCGTGAAGCACAGGAGGCCAAGGACCACTACATGGAAGAAATGTCGGACACAGCAGATGCAATTGAGATGGCAACACTGGACAAAGAGATGGCTGAGGAGCGAGCAGAGTCGTTGCAAGTAGAGGTGGAAACACTGAAAGAGAAAGTGGAGGAGCTTTCCATGGACCTGGAGATCCTTAGACATGAGATTTCAGAGAAAG gCTCAGATGGAGCTGCCTCAAGCTACCATGTCAAACAGCTGGAGGAGCAGAACAGTAGACTGAAGGAGGCGCTAGTCag GATGCGTGACCTGTCTGCTTCAGAGAAACAGGAACATGTGAAGCTACAGAAgcagatggagaagaagaacacaGAGCTGGAGACTCTCAGGACGCAGAAGGAAAAACTACAGGATGAAGTCAAGCAGGCAGAGGCCACTATTGATGAACTGAAAGAGCAG GTGGATGCTGCTCTGGGTTCAGAGGAGATGGTGGAGACGCTGACAGAGAGGAACCTCGACTTGGAAGAGAAAGTCAGAGAGCTGAGAGAAACAGTCACAGATTTG GAGGCGATCAATGAGATGAATGATGAGCTGCAGGAGAACGCCAGGGAGACTGAAATGGAGTTGAGAGAACAGGTGGACATGAGCAGTGCAAAGGtcagggaggctgagaagagAGTTGAGGCTGCTCAAGAGACTGTTGCTGATTACCAACAGACGATCAACAAATACAGAGAGCTCACCACAGGGCTGCAG GATGCTAATAGGGAGCTGATCAGTCAGCAGAATGCCAATGCTGAACAAGTTCAGCAACCACCTGCAGAACTATTTGACTTTAAGATCAAATTTGCAGAGACCAAGGCCTACGCCAAG GCCATTGAGATGGAGCTGAGGAAAATGGAAGTGGCTCAGTCTAGCAGACAGGTTtccctcctcacctccttcATGCCAGACTCCTTTCTCCGTCATGGTGGAGATCATGACTGCATTTTGGTTCTTCTTCTTATCCCCAGGCTCATCTGCAAG GCTGATCTCATCAGTAAACAAGCCCAAGAGAAGTTTGACTTGAATGGGAACCTGGTGCAGGGGACAGCGTTGAGAGGTCCTCCAGGAGAACAGCGCAGTTTTGCTGCAGGACTGGTGTACTCCCTCAATCTGCTGCAGGCTACGCTGCACAAATATGAACA GGCTCTAAATACCTGCAGTGTAGAGGTTTTTAAGCGCATGGGTACACTTTACTCTGAAATGACCTTCCATGAGCGCTCCCTGGATTATTTCATTGATCTGCTGTATAAAGACCAGCTGGATGAGACTGTTCAGGTGGAGCCCCTGACTAAAGCTATCAAGTACTATCAG CAACTGTACAGTGTCCATCTGGCAGATCATACTGAGGACTGCACCGTGCAGCTGGCTGACCATATCAAG TTTACCCAGAGCGCCCTGGACTGTATGGGAGTGGAAGTTGCTCGTCTGCGGGCTTTCCTGGCGGCTGGTCAGGAGAGCTCCAACCTTGCCGTGCTTCTGAAGGACCTGGACACTTCCTGCTCTGACATCAGACAGTTCTGTAAGAAGATACGCCGTCGCATGCCTGGAACAGATGTGGTTGGAGTTCCTGCTGCTCTCAATTATGGACCAGAG GTGTCAGAGACGCTGACAGAGAGCAGACGCCAGCTGACCCGTGTGGTGGCCGTGCTGCAGGAAGTGGCAGCAGCTGGGGCTCAGATGGCTGCTCCGCTGCCAGAACAGGAAGGTCTCAATGCTCTCAAAATGGATGATATCACCTTCAAGGCTGTGGAGCAG GTTTATGGCTCCCATGGGCAGAGTGACCCAGAATGTCTGCGTCAGTCCTGCAGTTCTGTCATAGCTACCATGAACAAGATGGCTACTGCCATGCAAGAAGGAGAGTATGATGGTGACAAACCTCAGTGCAAG ACCACCCCTGTTGAGATGAGAGCAGCCACCGTCAGGGCCGAGATGACGGATGCTGAGGGTCTAGGAGTTAAACtagaagacagagagacagtaaTTAAGGAGCTCAAGAAGTCTCTCAAGATCAAG GGTGAGGAGCTGAGTGAAGCCAACGTTCGTCTGAGTCTGCTGGAGAAGAAGCTAGACACCTCCACCAAAGATGCAGATGAAAGAGTGGAGAAGATTCAGACCAAACTCAACGAGAATCTCGCCCtgttgaagaagaaagaaaa GGAATTTGAGGAAACAATGGATGCCCTGCAGGCTGATATCGACCAGCTGGAGGCGGAGAAGGCAGAGCTGAAACTACGCATCACGAACCAATCAAAGATGACCATCGAAGGCCTGAGAGGGTCACCTGCCTCTGGAATTGCCTCACTTGTTCAGGGTGTAGGAG GTGTTCCTCCATCCATAACCGGGCCAATGGAAGTGGTggactctcctctcctcagacaGCAGGTTGAGGTTCAGAGACTGGGCATTAAATGCCTcaagaatgaaaacaacagaCTCAAG GCAGAGAAGATGAGAGCCCAGCTGGCCTCTCTGCCTCCGCTCTGCCCCTCCAAACTGCCACAAGTGTCCAAAGAAAGTTCTATGCCTCCAGAGGGTCTGAACACTGGCATCTATCGTAGAACGGACCAACTGCTGGCGACACTGCTAAAGCTCAGTACAGAGTTTAAGGTGGTGGACATCACTGGGAAAACAGCAG TTAGTGCCAGTGCCCAGATGCTGGAGCAGACGGCTCGGCTGCAGAACCTCAGTGATGCTCTGGACAAACTCAAG GGAGAAGTAGCTGAACATGTAGTTTCATATCAGCCTGGAGCAAAGGCTTCCTCTGACTTTGCCACCTTCCCAGTCTCCTCCTTTGTTAAG GCTAAGCAAGAGAAGCAAGGAAAAACAGTGTTTGTAGGTCGTGTTTCCGTTCCATGCGCACGTGGACAGGAACAGGTCCACCGTCTCGTCctatcacagcagcagctgcagcaagtGCACTCCCTCCTTATGGCATAA
- the LOC131455970 gene encoding dynactin subunit 1-like isoform X6, translated as MALSRRHSYTPRLTSPLISKMSSAGTVESGKPPKIGSIVEVTGKGQRGTVAYIGATLFASGKWVGVILDEPKGKNDGTVQGKRYFNCQENHGIFVRQSQIQVVEEGSSATSPDIPESGTAKTLRLRDIPETPKASKQTPLTIKKASRESLSSSLSDVSEVSLSSHQGALGAPVMPQPSGSSAAAAVPATPSKEEPAISKQEEESLRAQVKDLEEKLETLKMKRTEDKAKLKELEKHKIQLEQLQEWKNKMQEQQTELQKQLKEAKKEAREAQEAKDHYMEEMSDTADAIEMATLDKEMAEERAESLQVEVETLKEKVEELSMDLEILRHEISEKGSDGAASSYHVKQLEEQNSRLKEALVRMRDLSASEKQEHVKLQKQMEKKNTELETLRTQKEKLQDEVKQAEATIDELKEQVDAALGSEEMVETLTERNLDLEEKVRELRETVTDLEAINEMNDELQENARETEMELREQVDMSSAKVREAEKRVEAAQETVADYQQTINKYRELTTGLQDANRELISQQNANAEQVQQPPAELFDFKIKFAETKAYAKAIEMELRKMEVAQSSRQVSLLTSFMPDSFLRHGGDHDCILVLLLIPRLICKADLISKQAQEKFDLNGNLVQGTALRGPPGEQRSFAAGLVYSLNLLQATLHKYEQALNTCSVEVFKRMGTLYSEMTFHERSLDYFIDLLYKDQLDETVQVEPLTKAIKYYQQLYSVHLADHTEDCTVQLADHIKFTQSALDCMGVEVARLRAFLAAGQESSNLAVLLKDLDTSCSDIRQFCKKIRRRMPGTDVVGVPAALNYGPEVSETLTESRRQLTRVVAVLQEVAAAGAQMAAPLPEQEGLNALKMDDITFKAVEQVYGSHGQSDPECLRQSCSSVIATMNKMATAMQEGEYDGDKPQCKTTPVEMRAATVRAEMTDAEGLGVKLEDRETVIKELKKSLKIKGEELSEANVRLSLLEKKLDTSTKDADERVEKIQTKLNENLALLKKKEKEFEETMDALQADIDQLEAEKAELKLRITNQSKMTIEGLRGSPASGIASLVQGVGGVPPSITGPMEVVDSPLLRQQVEVQRLGIKCLKNENNRLKAEKMRAQLASLPPLCPSKLPQVSKESSMPPEGLNTGIYRRTDQLLATLLKLSTEFKVVDITGKTAVSASAQMLEQTARLQNLSDALDKLKGEVAEHVVSYQPGAKASSDFATFPVSSFVKAKQEKQGKTVFVGRVSVPCARGQEQVHRLVLSQQQLQQVHSLLMA; from the exons ATGGCTTTGAGCAGGCGACATTCTTATACCCCCAGG CTGACCAGCCCACTGATCAGCAAAATGAGCAGTGCAGGAACAGTGGAGAGTGGTAAACCTCCAAAA ATTGGTTCTATAGTAGAGGTGACGGGGAAGGGTCAGCGTGGCACTGTTGCCTACATTGGAGCCACACTCTTTGCCTCTGGGAAATGGGTGGGTGTCATACTAGATGAACCTAAAGGCAAAAATGATGGCACCGTGCAGGGAAAACGCTACTTCAACTGTCAGGAAAATCATGGGATATTTGTCAGACAATCACAG ATTCAAGTGGTGGAAGAAGGCTCAAGTGCCACCTCACCAGATATTCCTGAGTCTGGCACTGCCAAGACACTCAGACTAAGAG ACATTCCAGAGACTCCTAAAGCATCCAAGCAG ACCCCATTGACTATTAAGAAG GCGTCTCGAGAGAGCCTGTCGTCCTCTCTGTCTGATGTCAGTGAGGTGAGCCTGTCCTCCCACCAGGGTGCACTGGGAGCTCCCGTCATGCCTCAGCCCAGTGGGTCATCTGCGGCAGCCGCAGTCCCAGCTACTCCCAGTAAG GAGGAACCTGCCATTTCCAAACAG GAGGAGGAATCACTGCGAGCTCAGGTCAAAGACCTGGAGGAGAAATTGGAGACATTGAAGATGAAGCGGACAGAGGACAAAGCCAAACTAAAGGAgcttgaaaaacacaaaattcagCTGGAGCAGCTTCAGGAATGGAAGAACAAAATGCAGGAACAGCAAACTGAGCTGCAGAAACAACTGAAAGAAGCCAAGAAG GAAGCCCGTGAAGCACAGGAGGCCAAGGACCACTACATGGAAGAAATGTCGGACACAGCAGATGCAATTGAGATGGCAACACTGGACAAAGAGATGGCTGAGGAGCGAGCAGAGTCGTTGCAAGTAGAGGTGGAAACACTGAAAGAGAAAGTGGAGGAGCTTTCCATGGACCTGGAGATCCTTAGACATGAGATTTCAGAGAAAG gCTCAGATGGAGCTGCCTCAAGCTACCATGTCAAACAGCTGGAGGAGCAGAACAGTAGACTGAAGGAGGCGCTAGTCag GATGCGTGACCTGTCTGCTTCAGAGAAACAGGAACATGTGAAGCTACAGAAgcagatggagaagaagaacacaGAGCTGGAGACTCTCAGGACGCAGAAGGAAAAACTACAGGATGAAGTCAAGCAGGCAGAGGCCACTATTGATGAACTGAAAGAGCAG GTGGATGCTGCTCTGGGTTCAGAGGAGATGGTGGAGACGCTGACAGAGAGGAACCTCGACTTGGAAGAGAAAGTCAGAGAGCTGAGAGAAACAGTCACAGATTTG GAGGCGATCAATGAGATGAATGATGAGCTGCAGGAGAACGCCAGGGAGACTGAAATGGAGTTGAGAGAACAGGTGGACATGAGCAGTGCAAAGGtcagggaggctgagaagagAGTTGAGGCTGCTCAAGAGACTGTTGCTGATTACCAACAGACGATCAACAAATACAGAGAGCTCACCACAGGGCTGCAG GATGCTAATAGGGAGCTGATCAGTCAGCAGAATGCCAATGCTGAACAAGTTCAGCAACCACCTGCAGAACTATTTGACTTTAAGATCAAATTTGCAGAGACCAAGGCCTACGCCAAG GCCATTGAGATGGAGCTGAGGAAAATGGAAGTGGCTCAGTCTAGCAGACAGGTTtccctcctcacctccttcATGCCAGACTCCTTTCTCCGTCATGGTGGAGATCATGACTGCATTTTGGTTCTTCTTCTTATCCCCAGGCTCATCTGCAAG GCTGATCTCATCAGTAAACAAGCCCAAGAGAAGTTTGACTTGAATGGGAACCTGGTGCAGGGGACAGCGTTGAGAGGTCCTCCAGGAGAACAGCGCAGTTTTGCTGCAGGACTGGTGTACTCCCTCAATCTGCTGCAGGCTACGCTGCACAAATATGAACA GGCTCTAAATACCTGCAGTGTAGAGGTTTTTAAGCGCATGGGTACACTTTACTCTGAAATGACCTTCCATGAGCGCTCCCTGGATTATTTCATTGATCTGCTGTATAAAGACCAGCTGGATGAGACTGTTCAGGTGGAGCCCCTGACTAAAGCTATCAAGTACTATCAG CAACTGTACAGTGTCCATCTGGCAGATCATACTGAGGACTGCACCGTGCAGCTGGCTGACCATATCAAG TTTACCCAGAGCGCCCTGGACTGTATGGGAGTGGAAGTTGCTCGTCTGCGGGCTTTCCTGGCGGCTGGTCAGGAGAGCTCCAACCTTGCCGTGCTTCTGAAGGACCTGGACACTTCCTGCTCTGACATCAGACAGTTCTGTAAGAAGATACGCCGTCGCATGCCTGGAACAGATGTGGTTGGAGTTCCTGCTGCTCTCAATTATGGACCAGAG GTGTCAGAGACGCTGACAGAGAGCAGACGCCAGCTGACCCGTGTGGTGGCCGTGCTGCAGGAAGTGGCAGCAGCTGGGGCTCAGATGGCTGCTCCGCTGCCAGAACAGGAAGGTCTCAATGCTCTCAAAATGGATGATATCACCTTCAAGGCTGTGGAGCAG GTTTATGGCTCCCATGGGCAGAGTGACCCAGAATGTCTGCGTCAGTCCTGCAGTTCTGTCATAGCTACCATGAACAAGATGGCTACTGCCATGCAAGAAGGAGAGTATGATGGTGACAAACCTCAGTGCAAG ACCACCCCTGTTGAGATGAGAGCAGCCACCGTCAGGGCCGAGATGACGGATGCTGAGGGTCTAGGAGTTAAACtagaagacagagagacagtaaTTAAGGAGCTCAAGAAGTCTCTCAAGATCAAG GGTGAGGAGCTGAGTGAAGCCAACGTTCGTCTGAGTCTGCTGGAGAAGAAGCTAGACACCTCCACCAAAGATGCAGATGAAAGAGTGGAGAAGATTCAGACCAAACTCAACGAGAATCTCGCCCtgttgaagaagaaagaaaa GGAATTTGAGGAAACAATGGATGCCCTGCAGGCTGATATCGACCAGCTGGAGGCGGAGAAGGCAGAGCTGAAACTACGCATCACGAACCAATCAAAGATGACCATCGAAGGCCTGAGAGGGTCACCTGCCTCTGGAATTGCCTCACTTGTTCAGGGTGTAGGAG GTGTTCCTCCATCCATAACCGGGCCAATGGAAGTGGTggactctcctctcctcagacaGCAGGTTGAGGTTCAGAGACTGGGCATTAAATGCCTcaagaatgaaaacaacagaCTCAAG GCAGAGAAGATGAGAGCCCAGCTGGCCTCTCTGCCTCCGCTCTGCCCCTCCAAACTGCCACAAGTGTCCAAAGAAAGTTCTATGCCTCCAGAGGGTCTGAACACTGGCATCTATCGTAGAACGGACCAACTGCTGGCGACACTGCTAAAGCTCAGTACAGAGTTTAAGGTGGTGGACATCACTGGGAAAACAGCAG TTAGTGCCAGTGCCCAGATGCTGGAGCAGACGGCTCGGCTGCAGAACCTCAGTGATGCTCTGGACAAACTCAAG GGAGAAGTAGCTGAACATGTAGTTTCATATCAGCCTGGAGCAAAGGCTTCCTCTGACTTTGCCACCTTCCCAGTCTCCTCCTTTGTTAAG GCTAAGCAAGAGAAGCAAGGAAAAACAGTGTTTGTAGGTCGTGTTTCCGTTCCATGCGCACGTGGACAGGAACAGGTCCACCGTCTCGTCctatcacagcagcagctgcagcaagtGCACTCCCTCCTTATGGCATAA